Proteins found in one Pelobacter seleniigenes DSM 18267 genomic segment:
- a CDS encoding asparaginase: MKKLLLIATGGTIACSAADDGLSPVFCADQLLSHLPDIHTLCQIDSCSLMAIDSTDMTPERMARIAETIFQNYQDYDGFIVTHGTDTLGYTSAALTYMLPNIGKPVVVTGSQLAIEARYTDAKVNISDAIRFALEGKPGIFVAFDGKIINGTRAKKIKTQSMDAFASVNFPLVAEIKLGRVIYNNVLALDGYAATLNSCSPAPFDLRNSFCDDVFLLKISPCIKADFLAPLKQNCRGVVIEGFGIGGIPGTLLSAIEDLIKAGIAVVIGTQCLEEGVDLDVYEVGQNLAQYDVIYAGDMTSEALVMKLMWALGNCDTLPAVKAFMETPVFGDRMN; the protein is encoded by the coding sequence GTGAAAAAGTTATTGCTCATTGCCACCGGCGGCACCATCGCCTGCTCAGCAGCGGATGATGGGCTGAGCCCGGTTTTTTGTGCCGATCAGTTACTCTCGCATCTTCCCGATATCCATACTCTATGCCAAATCGATAGTTGTTCACTGATGGCCATCGATAGCACCGACATGACCCCTGAGCGGATGGCCCGGATTGCCGAGACGATTTTTCAGAACTACCAGGACTACGACGGGTTTATCGTCACCCACGGCACCGATACCCTGGGTTACACCTCGGCGGCCCTGACCTACATGTTGCCGAATATCGGCAAACCGGTGGTGGTGACCGGGTCGCAGCTGGCCATCGAGGCCCGCTATACCGATGCCAAAGTGAATATCAGCGATGCCATCCGTTTTGCGCTGGAAGGAAAGCCAGGGATCTTTGTCGCTTTCGACGGTAAAATCATCAACGGCACCCGGGCCAAGAAGATCAAGACCCAAAGCATGGATGCCTTTGCCAGCGTTAATTTTCCCCTGGTCGCCGAAATCAAGCTGGGCCGCGTCATTTACAACAATGTCTTGGCCCTGGACGGCTATGCGGCCACCCTGAACAGCTGCTCACCGGCCCCCTTCGACTTGCGGAACTCCTTCTGCGACGATGTCTTCCTGTTGAAGATCTCCCCCTGTATCAAAGCGGACTTTTTGGCTCCCCTTAAACAGAACTGCCGGGGGGTGGTCATCGAGGGGTTCGGGATTGGTGGTATCCCCGGTACCCTGCTGTCCGCCATAGAGGACCTGATCAAGGCCGGCATCGCCGTGGTCATCGGTACCCAGTGCCTGGAAGAAGGGGTGGACTTGGACGTCTATGAGGTCGGCCAGAATCTGGCCCAATACGATGTGATCTATGCCGGCGACATGACCAGCGAAGCGTTGGTGATGAAGCTGATGTGGGCGCTGGGAAATTGTGACACTCTGCCCGCAGTCAAGGCCTTTATGGAGACCCCGGTCTTCGGTGACCGGATGAACTGA
- a CDS encoding YcxB family protein: MEFKFRYRVKPVSLWILTLVNIYRSMMAVINIIFTISMAGLIYRFWPDAGVVYRILMLAGLCLFPVLQPLVIYLRSRKIVGQMPDDLQMTFQQTGFEIANASKSSRVDYTEIKAVISLFKMLIIYTQSKQSFILDKQLLAGRGKSLSAFLSEKITSRT, from the coding sequence ATGGAATTCAAGTTTCGCTACAGAGTTAAGCCGGTCAGTCTCTGGATCCTGACGCTGGTCAATATCTACAGATCCATGATGGCTGTGATCAATATCATTTTCACCATCTCCATGGCCGGTTTGATTTACCGCTTTTGGCCAGATGCCGGCGTTGTCTACAGAATCCTGATGCTGGCCGGACTCTGCCTGTTCCCTGTGCTGCAACCGCTGGTGATTTACCTGCGCAGCCGCAAGATTGTCGGCCAGATGCCGGACGATCTGCAGATGACTTTTCAGCAGACCGGCTTTGAAATTGCCAACGCCAGCAAAAGTTCGCGGGTCGATTACACGGAAATCAAAGCCGTAATCAGCCTGTTCAAAATGCTGATTATCTATACGCAGTCGAAGCAGAGTTTCATTCTGGACAAGCAGCTCTTGGCAGGCCGGGGCAAAAGCCTGTCCGCCTTTTTGTCGGAAAAAATCACCAGCAGAACCTGA
- the nhaC gene encoding Na+/H+ antiporter NhaC, translated as METSATVDQQTPRLPSLLQVLFVLGGFLALAFTFTSLGIEIHLAIFSGWFLAFAVGKQVGYKYQDLEKALTGGISNGMDAVIILLAVGALVGTWISGGIVPSLIYFGLKVIHPSIFLLATLIICSLTSIATGTSWGTAGTAGIAMMGIGAGLGIPAPLTAGAVLSGAYFGDKLSPLSDSTILTASMSGIDVMDHIKGMLPGSIIGYLLAAAAFTVAGFTVGSGHADLGQIDAVMGAIDNMFNVSVFCLLPMVLVVVLLAMRKPSIPVITFGAVLGIVWGIIFQGLSPVEAISTAWTQIPKDTGLVFIDNILSRGGMNSMLWSVGIIIFGLGFGGLLDKIGVLKVLANKIEKGIKSGGSLTITTVIVGFLGNLFGSAMYVSLILTPKIMAEKYDELGYHRRVLSRNTEFGGTLTSGMVPWSDNGIYMAGILGVATLDYLPYMWLSFACIAVTIAFGFTDKFMWRTETSTPLEVEEYRDAA; from the coding sequence ATGGAAACATCCGCAACCGTTGACCAGCAAACACCGCGACTGCCGAGCCTGCTACAGGTTTTATTTGTTCTTGGGGGCTTTTTGGCCCTGGCTTTTACCTTTACCAGCCTCGGCATCGAAATTCATCTGGCCATCTTCTCCGGCTGGTTCCTGGCCTTTGCCGTCGGTAAACAGGTCGGTTACAAGTACCAGGATCTGGAAAAAGCCCTGACCGGCGGGATCAGCAACGGCATGGATGCCGTCATCATCCTGCTGGCGGTCGGTGCCCTGGTCGGCACCTGGATTTCCGGGGGGATTGTCCCCAGCCTGATCTACTTCGGGCTCAAAGTGATCCATCCGTCCATCTTCCTGCTCGCCACCTTGATCATCTGTTCCCTGACGTCCATTGCCACCGGGACTTCCTGGGGAACCGCCGGGACCGCCGGTATCGCCATGATGGGGATCGGGGCCGGACTGGGGATTCCCGCGCCTCTGACCGCTGGTGCGGTGCTGTCCGGGGCGTATTTTGGAGATAAGCTGTCGCCGCTGTCCGACAGCACTATCCTGACCGCCTCCATGTCCGGCATCGATGTCATGGATCACATCAAGGGGATGTTGCCGGGTTCCATCATCGGTTATCTGCTGGCTGCGGCGGCCTTTACTGTGGCCGGTTTCACCGTTGGCAGCGGCCACGCGGACCTGGGGCAGATCGATGCGGTTATGGGGGCCATCGACAACATGTTCAACGTCAGCGTGTTCTGTCTGCTGCCGATGGTCCTGGTCGTGGTGCTGCTGGCCATGCGCAAGCCATCGATTCCGGTCATTACTTTCGGTGCCGTGCTCGGGATCGTCTGGGGGATTATTTTTCAGGGGCTGTCCCCGGTGGAAGCCATCAGTACCGCCTGGACCCAGATCCCCAAGGATACCGGCCTGGTCTTTATCGATAACATTCTCAGCCGCGGCGGGATGAACTCCATGCTCTGGTCGGTGGGGATCATCATCTTCGGCCTTGGTTTCGGCGGTTTGCTCGACAAAATCGGCGTCCTGAAGGTGCTTGCCAATAAAATCGAAAAAGGGATTAAGAGTGGCGGTTCACTGACCATCACCACCGTGATCGTCGGCTTTCTCGGCAACCTGTTCGGCAGCGCCATGTATGTTTCCCTGATCCTGACGCCCAAAATCATGGCCGAAAAATATGACGAGCTCGGTTACCACCGCCGGGTGCTGTCGCGGAATACCGAGTTCGGCGGCACCCTGACCTCGGGGATGGTCCCCTGGAGCGATAACGGTATCTATATGGCCGGAATCCTTGGCGTCGCCACCCTCGATTATCTCCCCTATATGTGGCTGTCCTTCGCCTGTATCGCCGTGACCATTGCCTTCGGCTTTACCGACAAGTTCATGTGGCGGACTGAAACGAGCACCCCGCTGGAGGTCGAAGAATACCGGGACGCCGCCTGA
- the uxaC gene encoding glucuronate isomerase, producing MTQPHSEINLHPDRLLPADPGVRSVARSLYNEVKDLPIISPHGHTDPRWYADDINFPDPAQLFLIPDHYVFRMLHSQGVKLESFGIPRVDGGQTENDPRKIWRIFAENYHLFRGTPSRMWFETVQSNLFGINERLCPDNADRLYDQLDALLKTPEFKVRALYDRFNIEAISTTDSPLDDLAAHQSLRQSGWHGKIVPCFRPDPVVDPEHPSFVKNVERLGEITSEDSQTWSGYLNALAQRRAFFVGLGATATDHGHPTAATRDFDRSSCEKLFNKILKGNFSPAEAEDFRGQMLTEMVRMSLDDGLVVQIHPGASRNHNRQVLAKFGLDKGADIPLPTEYVKALKPLLDRFGNETNLSVILFTLDSTTLARELAPLAGHYPLLKLGPAWWFFDSPEGMRFYRRSVTETAGFYNTVGFNDDTRAFLTIPARHDMARRIDCGYLAELVCEHQLDETEALTLAHELAYKLAKAAYRL from the coding sequence ATGACGCAGCCTCACTCTGAAATCAACCTGCACCCTGATCGTCTGCTACCTGCTGACCCTGGCGTGCGCTCCGTCGCGCGCAGTCTTTATAACGAAGTGAAAGATCTGCCGATCATCAGCCCCCACGGCCACACCGATCCGCGCTGGTATGCCGACGACATCAACTTTCCCGACCCGGCCCAGCTGTTTCTGATTCCGGACCACTACGTTTTTCGCATGCTCCACAGCCAGGGCGTTAAGCTGGAGAGCTTTGGCATACCCAGAGTCGACGGCGGCCAGACTGAAAACGACCCACGCAAGATCTGGCGCATCTTTGCCGAGAACTATCACCTGTTTCGCGGTACGCCGTCGCGGATGTGGTTTGAAACCGTCCAGAGTAATCTGTTCGGCATCAATGAGCGGCTGTGTCCGGACAATGCCGACCGCCTTTACGACCAACTTGATGCCCTGCTGAAAACACCTGAGTTCAAGGTGCGCGCTCTCTACGACCGCTTCAACATTGAGGCCATTTCAACAACCGATTCGCCGCTGGATGATCTGGCCGCCCATCAGTCTTTACGGCAGAGCGGCTGGCACGGTAAAATCGTCCCCTGTTTTCGTCCTGATCCGGTGGTCGATCCCGAGCACCCAAGCTTTGTCAAAAATGTCGAACGCCTGGGCGAAATAACCAGCGAAGACAGTCAGACCTGGAGTGGCTACCTGAACGCCCTGGCCCAGCGCCGCGCCTTCTTTGTCGGACTGGGAGCCACCGCAACAGACCACGGCCACCCCACAGCAGCCACCCGCGATTTTGATCGCAGCAGCTGCGAGAAGCTGTTCAACAAGATCCTGAAGGGCAATTTCAGTCCGGCTGAAGCGGAAGATTTTCGCGGCCAGATGCTGACCGAGATGGTGCGCATGAGCTTGGACGATGGCCTGGTGGTGCAGATTCACCCGGGCGCTTCGCGCAATCACAACCGACAGGTTTTGGCAAAGTTCGGACTCGACAAGGGGGCCGACATCCCTTTGCCGACCGAGTACGTTAAAGCGCTCAAGCCGCTGCTCGACCGCTTCGGCAATGAAACCAATTTAAGCGTGATCCTGTTCACTCTTGACAGCACCACCCTGGCGCGCGAGCTGGCGCCCCTGGCCGGGCACTATCCGCTGCTGAAGCTGGGGCCAGCCTGGTGGTTCTTCGACAGCCCGGAAGGGATGCGCTTCTATCGCCGCTCGGTCACCGAAACAGCCGGCTTCTACAACACCGTCGGCTTCAACGACGACACCCGCGCCTTTTTAACCATTCCGGCCCGTCACGATATGGCCCGGCGCATCGACTGCGGCTATCTGGCCGAGTTGGTCTGCGAACATCAACTGGATGAAACTGAAGCGCTGACTCTGGCCCATGAACTGGCTTACAAACTGGCAAAAGCGGCCTACCGTTTATAG
- the aspA gene encoding aspartate ammonia-lyase, with protein sequence MKETTRLEHDLIGEKEVPADCYYGIQTLRALENFPITGTPISKNPELIRALAMVKKAAALANEELGLLPAEIAAAIGSACDEVIGGRLHEHFVVDVFQGGAGTSTNMNANEVIANRALELLGRSKGEYAYCHPNNHVNCSQSTNDAYPTAFRLALHADLKQLMTQMGVLQDAFAGKGLEFVDVLKMGRTQLQDAVPMSLGQEFSAYATTIGEDIERVFEVHNLIHEINLGATAIGTGINTPPGYTRLVTEKLREITGIPLVTSANLVEATWDTGAYMQISGVLKRFAVKLSKICSDLRLLSSGPRAGFNEINLPKMQPGSSIMPGKVNPVIPEVVNQIAYQVVGADLTITMASENGQLELNVMEPVIAYNLFQSISLLGRACDVLAQKCVVGISANRDRCREMVERSIGIVTALNPSIGYENSTAVAKEALETDRSVYDLVLEKNLLSKEQLDFLLSAENMMHS encoded by the coding sequence ATGAAAGAAACGACACGACTGGAGCATGATCTGATTGGCGAAAAAGAGGTCCCCGCGGACTGTTATTACGGCATTCAGACCCTGCGCGCGCTGGAGAACTTCCCGATTACGGGAACTCCGATTTCCAAAAACCCGGAGCTGATCAGAGCCCTGGCCATGGTGAAAAAAGCGGCGGCCCTGGCCAATGAGGAGCTGGGCCTGCTGCCGGCCGAAATTGCCGCGGCGATCGGCAGCGCCTGCGATGAAGTGATTGGCGGCCGCTTGCATGAACATTTTGTGGTCGACGTGTTCCAGGGGGGCGCCGGGACTTCGACCAACATGAACGCCAACGAGGTTATCGCCAACCGCGCCCTGGAGCTGCTTGGCCGTAGCAAAGGGGAGTATGCCTATTGCCACCCCAATAACCATGTCAACTGTTCCCAGTCCACAAATGATGCCTATCCGACTGCTTTCCGGCTGGCCCTGCATGCCGATCTGAAACAGCTGATGACGCAAATGGGAGTCCTGCAGGACGCTTTCGCCGGCAAAGGCCTGGAGTTCGTCGATGTCCTCAAGATGGGCCGGACCCAGTTGCAGGATGCGGTACCGATGTCCCTGGGGCAGGAGTTTTCCGCTTACGCAACCACCATCGGTGAGGATATCGAGCGGGTTTTCGAGGTGCATAACCTGATTCACGAAATCAACCTCGGCGCAACCGCCATCGGCACCGGGATCAATACCCCGCCCGGCTACACCCGGCTGGTTACGGAGAAACTGCGCGAAATCACCGGGATTCCCCTGGTGACATCCGCGAACCTGGTGGAAGCAACCTGGGATACCGGGGCCTACATGCAGATCTCCGGCGTGCTCAAGCGGTTTGCGGTCAAGCTGTCCAAAATCTGCAGTGACCTGCGTCTGCTCTCTTCAGGGCCGCGGGCCGGCTTCAATGAGATCAACCTGCCGAAAATGCAGCCCGGTTCATCCATCATGCCGGGCAAGGTCAATCCGGTGATTCCCGAAGTGGTCAATCAGATTGCCTATCAGGTGGTCGGCGCCGACCTCACCATTACCATGGCCTCGGAAAACGGCCAGCTGGAGCTCAACGTCATGGAGCCGGTGATCGCCTACAACCTCTTCCAGTCGATCTCTCTGCTGGGCCGGGCTTGCGATGTCCTGGCGCAAAAATGTGTGGTCGGCATCAGCGCCAACCGGGATCGCTGCCGGGAAATGGTGGAGCGGAGTATCGGTATCGTGACGGCGCTCAATCCCAGCATCGGTTACGAAAATTCGACGGCCGTCGCCAAAGAGGCACTGGAAACCGATCGCTCGGTCTACGACCTGGTGCTGGAGAAAAACCTGCTCTCCAAAGAACAACTCGATTTCCTGCTTTCAGCCGAAAACATGATGCATTCCTGA
- a CDS encoding sigma-54-dependent transcriptional regulator has product MEKTLAPSFSVLLVDDEPSFLRSMSLTLERTGRINNLLRCEDSRQVMEILATRDVGLVLLDLTMPYLSGEKLLPLIVEEHPEVVVIIVSGLNQVETAVACLKQGAFDYFVKTVETDRLVSGVERAIRMLELQRENQQIREQFLQDRLENPEAFSAIVTRNKGMRSVFQYLEAVSRSNLPILITGESGVGKELFARAAHQLSRRQGPLVSVNVAGLDDNVFADTLFGHARGAFTGAAEVRKGMIEQAAEGTLFLDEIGDLSIASQIKLLRLLQEGEYFPLGSDRPKRLRARIVIATHQDLAAKHAAGEFRKDLFYRLRTHHIHIPPLRERKEDIPLLFRHFLEEAAAEFEKKIPTVPNELPVLLANYAFPGNIRELKAMVYDAMSVHKEMMLSMRVFKRAMDIGLDDESLCQQESPFAAVTQLPQLHEVADLLVAEAMKRAAGNQSIACRLLGISQPALSKRLKKLAGQE; this is encoded by the coding sequence ATGGAAAAGACCCTCGCCCCGTCCTTCAGCGTACTGCTGGTCGATGATGAACCTTCGTTTTTGCGCAGCATGAGCCTGACCCTGGAGCGGACCGGGCGGATCAACAACCTGCTGCGCTGCGAGGACAGTCGGCAGGTCATGGAGATCCTCGCGACCCGGGATGTCGGGTTGGTGCTGCTCGATTTGACGATGCCTTACCTGTCCGGAGAGAAGCTGCTGCCGCTGATTGTCGAAGAGCATCCGGAGGTGGTGGTGATTATCGTCAGCGGACTCAATCAGGTCGAAACCGCGGTGGCCTGCCTGAAACAGGGCGCTTTCGATTATTTTGTCAAAACCGTGGAAACGGACCGCCTGGTCAGCGGCGTGGAAAGAGCCATCCGCATGCTTGAACTGCAACGAGAGAACCAGCAGATTCGCGAGCAGTTTCTGCAGGACCGGCTGGAAAACCCGGAGGCGTTCAGCGCCATTGTGACCCGTAACAAGGGGATGCGCTCGGTCTTTCAATATCTCGAAGCGGTGTCGCGCAGCAATCTGCCCATCCTGATCACCGGCGAAAGCGGGGTTGGCAAGGAGCTGTTCGCACGGGCCGCCCATCAGCTCAGTCGCCGGCAAGGGCCGCTGGTGTCCGTCAATGTGGCTGGGCTGGACGACAATGTCTTTGCCGATACCCTGTTCGGTCACGCCCGGGGCGCCTTTACCGGTGCCGCCGAAGTTCGCAAAGGGATGATCGAACAGGCTGCCGAAGGGACCCTGTTCCTGGATGAAATCGGTGACCTGAGTATCGCCTCGCAGATCAAACTGCTGCGGTTGCTGCAGGAAGGTGAATATTTTCCCCTGGGCAGCGACCGGCCGAAACGGCTGCGGGCGCGAATTGTGATTGCCACCCATCAGGACCTTGCCGCCAAGCATGCCGCCGGCGAGTTCCGTAAAGACCTCTTCTATCGGTTGCGTACCCATCACATCCATATCCCGCCGCTCCGCGAGCGCAAGGAGGATATTCCGCTGCTGTTTCGCCATTTTCTGGAAGAGGCCGCTGCCGAGTTCGAGAAAAAAATCCCGACCGTTCCCAATGAACTGCCGGTGCTCCTCGCCAACTATGCCTTCCCCGGCAACATTCGCGAGCTGAAAGCCATGGTTTACGATGCCATGAGCGTCCACAAAGAGATGATGCTCTCCATGCGGGTATTCAAACGGGCCATGGATATCGGGCTGGATGATGAGTCCCTGTGTCAGCAGGAGAGCCCCTTCGCCGCGGTCACTCAGTTACCGCAGCTCCACGAAGTTGCCGATCTGCTGGTGGCGGAGGCCATGAAACGGGCCGCCGGCAACCAGTCCATCGCTTGTCGACTGCTCGGGATTTCTCAGCCGGCGCTGAGCAAGCGCCTGAAAAAACTCGCTGGGCAGGAATGA
- a CDS encoding transporter substrate-binding domain-containing protein gives MQTLSCSFPYRFFAQLCLGFVLLMVCSSFGQAAEGLHRHQPGSKIIVGGDRYYPPYEYLDEGGRPTGFNVELTRAIAEVMGVEVEFRLGPWGEIRRDFDAGQIDVLQGIVFTRSRSQKYAFSPPHNILHESVFARRGKTERGVYSISSLDQLSGKELIVQKSGFMYDYLLEHKLDAKFFFVDTHAAALRLLASGEHDYALVGNLPGLYLGKELGLSNIEPVGKVTAGERYGYAVVKGNEDLLAIFSEGLAILKNTGKHQQLYDKWLGPLEPRGIPWKKIAPILGGALGILGVILFSIMVWNRMLKREVARRARELQQHQQQLIQADKMASLGILVSGVAHEINNPNSLALLNMPIVIAAHEDSRDILDEYYRHNDDFNMAGINYSRMRDELPQMLTEMFDGAKRIKRIVDDLKDFVRPEGPICIQTLDINALVKTAVRLVENSIHKATQNFSQSYATELPLVNGNSQRIEQVVVNLLLNACQALQDPDQAISISTRHDRDAGMVLIEVRDEGCGIEPDQLAHVTDPFFTTKRETGGTGLGLSVSATIVEQHGGSLDFASVPGEGTCVLLGLAVAHQGEI, from the coding sequence GTGCAAACATTGAGTTGTTCGTTTCCTTATCGTTTTTTCGCTCAGCTCTGCCTGGGGTTTGTGCTCCTGATGGTTTGCTCTTCTTTCGGCCAGGCCGCTGAAGGACTGCATCGGCATCAGCCGGGCTCAAAAATTATTGTTGGCGGGGATCGTTATTATCCACCCTATGAATATCTTGACGAAGGCGGCCGTCCGACCGGATTCAATGTCGAACTGACCCGTGCCATCGCCGAGGTGATGGGAGTCGAAGTCGAGTTTCGATTGGGACCCTGGGGGGAGATCCGGCGGGATTTTGATGCCGGTCAGATCGATGTGCTGCAGGGGATTGTCTTCACCAGGTCGCGGAGTCAGAAATATGCTTTTTCTCCGCCCCATAACATCCTGCATGAGTCGGTTTTCGCGCGGCGCGGTAAGACTGAGCGTGGCGTGTATTCCATCAGTTCCCTGGACCAACTCAGCGGAAAAGAATTGATCGTACAGAAGAGCGGCTTTATGTACGATTATCTGCTCGAACATAAACTGGACGCAAAATTCTTTTTTGTCGATACCCATGCCGCCGCACTGCGCCTGCTGGCCTCCGGGGAGCATGACTATGCCTTGGTCGGCAATCTGCCGGGGCTGTATCTGGGCAAGGAGCTGGGCCTTTCCAATATCGAACCGGTGGGAAAAGTGACCGCCGGCGAACGCTACGGCTATGCGGTCGTCAAAGGGAATGAAGACCTGTTGGCGATTTTCAGCGAAGGGCTGGCCATTCTCAAGAATACCGGTAAGCACCAGCAGCTTTACGATAAATGGCTCGGTCCGTTGGAGCCGCGCGGCATTCCCTGGAAAAAAATAGCGCCGATTTTGGGCGGAGCCCTGGGCATATTGGGGGTGATCCTGTTCAGCATCATGGTTTGGAACCGGATGCTCAAACGGGAGGTTGCCCGTCGCGCCAGGGAACTGCAGCAGCATCAGCAGCAATTGATCCAGGCCGACAAGATGGCTTCGTTGGGGATCCTGGTTTCCGGGGTGGCCCATGAAATCAACAATCCCAACAGCCTGGCCCTGCTGAATATGCCGATCGTGATCGCGGCCCATGAAGACAGCCGCGATATCCTGGACGAGTATTATCGACACAACGATGATTTCAACATGGCCGGCATCAATTATTCGCGCATGCGGGATGAATTGCCGCAGATGCTGACGGAGATGTTTGACGGCGCGAAAAGGATCAAACGGATCGTCGACGATCTGAAGGATTTTGTCCGCCCGGAAGGGCCGATCTGCATCCAGACCTTGGATATCAATGCCCTGGTCAAGACCGCGGTCAGACTGGTGGAGAATTCAATCCATAAAGCGACTCAGAACTTCAGTCAAAGTTATGCCACCGAACTGCCCCTGGTCAACGGGAACTCCCAGCGGATCGAGCAGGTGGTGGTGAACCTGCTGCTGAACGCCTGTCAGGCGCTGCAGGACCCGGATCAGGCCATCTCCATCTCCACCCGGCATGACCGGGACGCCGGCATGGTCCTGATCGAGGTGCGAGATGAAGGCTGCGGTATCGAGCCGGATCAGCTGGCTCATGTGACTGACCCGTTCTTTACCACCAAACGGGAGACCGGCGGCACCGGCCTGGGGCTGTCGGTCTCTGCGACGATTGTTGAACAGCATGGCGGCTCCCTCGATTTTGCATCGGTGCCGGGGGAGGGAACCTGCGTGTTGCTCGGCCTGGCTGTTGCCCACCAAGGAGAGATCTGA
- a CDS encoding sugar phosphate isomerase/epimerase family protein, translating into MKKQEIFRSCHVYETFMPLQSNENMMVDTMEGLSALNYYQAVETGFFFEPANIRRVRDYCRQNNWELTMWATPTLLAENLNLSTLDAQLREKSVKRTIELLNYAIECGADKIGLPSGSDPGEGEREEAKKVFFDSMCRIADHLASDPEKQVLVEPLDRHAHKKQLIGPIREAVEWFAPLHQQCPNTFIHWDSAHEALGGIDLIESLRVAKPFLSQLHLCNAVTDPSHPMYGDWHMDMGQAPEFKSPGYMTPELGAAILKEIASWPVTDGCKATFVAVEMRSHMGDDMWHKEQTARRFLDRCLELAA; encoded by the coding sequence GTGAAGAAGCAAGAGATTTTCCGTTCCTGTCATGTCTATGAAACCTTTATGCCCCTGCAAAGCAATGAGAACATGATGGTCGATACCATGGAGGGATTGAGTGCCCTCAACTATTACCAGGCCGTTGAGACCGGTTTCTTCTTCGAGCCGGCAAACATCCGCCGGGTCCGCGACTATTGCCGGCAGAACAACTGGGAACTCACCATGTGGGCGACACCAACGCTGCTGGCCGAAAACCTCAACCTGAGCACCCTGGATGCCCAGTTGCGGGAAAAATCAGTGAAACGCACCATCGAACTGCTCAACTACGCCATTGAATGCGGAGCCGACAAGATCGGCCTGCCGAGCGGCAGCGACCCGGGCGAGGGGGAGCGGGAAGAAGCCAAAAAAGTTTTCTTTGATTCCATGTGCCGGATTGCCGACCACCTGGCCAGCGACCCGGAAAAACAGGTCCTGGTGGAACCGCTCGACCGCCATGCCCACAAGAAACAGCTGATCGGGCCGATCAGGGAAGCGGTGGAGTGGTTTGCGCCCCTCCATCAGCAATGCCCCAACACCTTTATCCACTGGGACAGCGCCCATGAAGCGCTGGGAGGAATCGATCTGATCGAATCGTTGCGCGTGGCCAAACCGTTCCTGTCCCAGTTGCACCTCTGTAACGCAGTGACCGATCCCAGCCACCCCATGTACGGCGACTGGCATATGGATATGGGGCAGGCGCCCGAATTCAAGAGCCCGGGGTATATGACTCCGGAACTGGGTGCGGCGATCCTTAAAGAGATCGCGTCCTGGCCGGTGACCGACGGCTGCAAAGCCACCTTCGTAGCCGTCGAGATGCGTTCCCATATGGGCGACGACATGTGGCACAAGGAACAGACCGCGCGGCGTTTCCTTGACCGCTGCCTGGAACTGGCGGCCTGA